A single window of Salvia splendens isolate huo1 chromosome 6, SspV2, whole genome shotgun sequence DNA harbors:
- the LOC121807237 gene encoding stellacyanin-like, translating into MERVSIFMIYCALFGLVVVNFAAAQTVHTVGDNMGWRIPTSASVSYSNWASGKTFMVGDILVFNFMTNEHDVVQVPKASYDDCSDDNAIGNIITTGPANITLDMAGERYYICSIGRHCEAGQKLNITVVSSSTGGPTPPVTTPPPATPTTPQPDACAPTPDAETPRPGGAPPPTGQSGRIPPPPRPNSASVSLTTSFFFVIASAALAFIF; encoded by the exons ATGGAGAGAGTCTCAATTTTCATGATATATTGTGCTCTTTTTGGCCTAGTTGTTGTTAACTTTGCAGCAGCACAAACTGTGCATACAGTTGGAGACAACATGGGATGGAGAATTCCCACAAGTGCTTCTGTCTCTTACTCCAATTGGGCTTCTGGCAAAACATTCATGGTTGGTGATATCCTAG TGTTCAACTTTATGACTAACGAGCACGACGTAGTCCAAGTGCCCAAAGCCTCGTACGATGATTGCAGCGACGACAATGCCATTGGCAACATCATCACCACCGGACCGGCCAATATCACCCTTGACATGGCCGGAGAGCGCTACTACATCTGCAGCATAGGCAGACACTGCGAAGCGGGACAGAAACTAAACATCACAGTAGTCTCATCATCCACCGGTGGTCCCACTCCGCCCGTGACCACCCCTCCCCCAGCCACACCCACCACTCCCCAGCCGGATGCATGTGCGCCAACGCCCGACGCTGAAACCCCAAGGCCAGGGGGAGCGCCACCGCCAACTGGACAGTCTGGACGTATTCCACCACCACCACGTCCTAATTCTGCCTCTGTTTCTCTAACTACCAGCTTCTTCTTTGTTATAGCTTCTGCTGCCTTAGCCTTCATTTTCTAA